A region of the Mycobacteriales bacterium genome:
GATGATGACCGAGGGACGCGGCTTCTCCAACGCCAAGGCCAAGCGTGAACTCGGCTGGAAGCTGCGCTACCCCTCATGGCGCCAGGGTTTTCAGGAAGAGCTGGCGTGACTCGCACCGAGGATTTCGAGCGGTTACGGCCGCTGCTGTTCTCGATTGCCTATCGAATCTTGGGCAGCGTGAGCGAGGCGGAGGATGCGGTCCAGGAGACCTGGCTGCGATACGAGGCGACCCCCACACAACCCGCGTCGACGAAGGCGTTCCTCTCCGCCGTGGTGACCCGGATCTCGATCGACGTACTGCGCTCGGCCCGCGTCCGACGGGAGAAGTACGTCGGGCAATGGCTCCCGGAGCCGCTGCTCACCGACCCCTACGAGGACCCGGAGCGGTCGGCGGAGTTGGCCGACTCGGTGTCGATGGCGGCCCTGTTGTTGCTCGAGCGGCTCAGCCCGCTTGAGCGGGCAGTGTTCGTGCTGCGGGAGGTGTTCGGGTTCGACTTCCCCGAAGTCGCGGCGGCCGTGGGACGGTCGGAGGCCGCGTGCCGCCAACTCGCGGTGCGGGCGCGCCGCCACATGGATGCCGGGCGTCCTCGGTTCGAGGCGGACCGTCGAGAGCGGGAGCGACTGGCGGCACGGTTTTTCGACGCGCTCCAGGACGGCGACGTCGACGGCCTGCGGGAGCTGCTCGCCGC
Encoded here:
- a CDS encoding RNA polymerase sigma-70 factor — translated: MTRTEDFERLRPLLFSIAYRILGSVSEAEDAVQETWLRYEATPTQPASTKAFLSAVVTRISIDVLRSARVRREKYVGQWLPEPLLTDPYEDPERSAELADSVSMAALLLLERLSPLERAVFVLREVFGFDFPEVAAAVGRSEAACRQLAVRARRHMDAGRPRFEADRRERERLAARFFDALQDGDVDGLRELLAADVQLVGDSGGKAPALARSIFGADNVARVLASIFPWLVRIDVRVEPHEVNGQPGAILRDRDDKVLGAWTLDLLDGRVQMIRSVNNPDKLGRVGPVADAWAVAREMNQARRPQV